The genomic DNA ACATTAGTTgtctacaggcctccaaacagtaatggtaaggtaggggacggtatcaaacaggaaattagagatgcacatAACAAGGGTgctgcagtaatcatgggtgactttaatctacatatagactgggcaaaccgaattagcaataatactgtggcggatgaattcctggagtgtgtatgagatggttttttagaccagtacttCGAGGAactaactagggaacaggcaatccTAGATTTGATTTTGTGCAATGTGAAggagttaattaataatcttgttgtattTGGTGCTTTAGGGtagagtgaccataacatgatagaattcttcattaggatggaaagtgaagtcgTCCAaactgaaactagggtcctaaatctaaacaaaggaaactatgaaggtatgaggtgtgagttgacTAAGATAGATTGGTAGATAGataacttcattaaaaggtggaAACTTCACTAAAAGGTGGATAggtaatggctaatatttaaggaacgcaTGTATGCATTacaacagttatatattcctttctggcacaaaaacacaacaggaaaagtgccccaaccatggctaacaaaaagaaattaaggagagcattagatccaaagagcAGTTACAttaagttgctagaaaaagcagcaagcctgagaatTGGAGCAgcttagaatacagcaaaggaagaccaagagattgattaagaggggaaaaatagtgagagaggaaacttgaaaggaacataaaagagaactgtaaaagcttctataagtatgtaagaagaaaaagatagGTGACGACaaacgtaggtcccttacagtctgaaacgggagaatttataatagaaaacaaggaaatggcagagcaattaaacagctactttagttctgtcttcacagaggaagacacaagtaactttCCAGAAATGCTAGAGAATCAAGGGTCTAGTGTGaagaaggaattgaaggaaattagtattactaaaaaaaaagtgCTAGTGAAATTAATGGGACcgaaagctgataaatcctcagggcctgataatctacaccccagggtactaaaggaggtggccatggaaatagtaggTGCGTTGGTTGTcagcttccaaaattctgtagattctggaatagtcctggcagattggagggtggcaagtgtaaccccattatttaaataagagggggaaaaaaaaaaaacaggaaattacagaccagttaacctaacacCAGTGGTAGGGAAAGCGctacagtctattataaaggatgtgataacaggacacttagaaaatatcaactggactagacaaagtcagcatcaatttattaaagggaaatcatgtttgacaaacctactggagttttttgaggacataagtAACAGAAtagagaaggaaaaaacagtagaTGTGGTGTTTTCGggttttcagaaaacttttgattaagtccctcataagaggttagtgtgcaaaattaaggcacatgggattgggggcaatatattggcatggattgtgaattggttggcagacaggtaacagagtcggaataaatgggtctttttcagagtggcaggtggtgactagcgggataccacagggatcagtgctagggccccaGCTCTTCacaatatatcaatgatttggatgagggaaccaaatgtactatttccaagtttgctgacaacatgaagctaggtgggaatgtgagtggttaGGAgtatgtaaagaggcttcaaggcgatttagacaagttgagtgcaaatgcatggcagatgcagtataacgtggataagtgtgaagttatccactttggtagggaaaacagaatgacagaatattatttaaatggtgatagattaggaaacgttgatgtacaaagagacctgggtgtctttgtacaccaaacactgaaagcaagcatgcaagtgcagcaaccagttaaggtggcaaatggtatgttggccttcattgcaaaaggatATGAGTACAGgtacaaggatgtcttactgcaactatacagggccttggtgagaccacacctgaagtgttaagagcagttttggtttccttacctagaaaaaatatacttgccatataaagcaaaggttcaccaggctgatccctgggatggcaggattgctgtatgaggagagattaggccgactaggcctgtattcactggagtttagaagaatgagaggggatctcattgaaatgtataaaattctgacagggctggatagactggatgcagggataatgtttcctctggctgggggcatctagaacaaagggtcacaatctcaggattcagggtaggccatttagggctgagataaggagaaacctcATCACTcggtggtgaacctgtgaaattgtctaccacagagggctgtggaggccaagtcaatgaatatatttaagaaggaaatagatagattgctGGATTCTGAAGGCATcaatgggtatggggagagagcgggagtatgatgttggaatagaggatcagccatgatcatattgaatggcagagcaggcttgaagaacctgcttctattttctatgtttctcagCTGTTCAAGTAAACAAATTCTACATGAAActggagaaggaattctaaggcGTTGCATTCTAAAGTTCTAATGAGATGCTCTCAGATATTTATTACAGAAATTCTTTCCTGAAAGCTAAGATTGAAACTCACATTGCAGCCTACATTCATCAAATGTGCCAAGCCCATTTTCCAAGCAAACACTACTTTTGATAAGGGTGTCAGGTTTGAGGTTTGGTCAGAATAGGACAAAAACACATTAAAATTGCTGTTCATCTCATTTGTGAGTTCAAAAAGTTTTCATTTTTAACTAGAAAACAGTGTTGGACAATTATTAAAATTAGACAAAATCTGGTCGAACATTTTAAAACTAATGTGATGACAACTTAGTGTTCATTCGCAGATTGCGGCATTAACAAAATCTTTGGAATCCAAATTCACAGCGCATAAGCATTGCTTTTAGTTGATTTTAATCGAGACAAATATTTACAAACATTAAGCTTCCTGGAGAGCTGGCAAGCCTTGTTGCAGTCTTGCTGCCTTTAATTCTTCCACTCTGATTTTTGCCCTTAACAGGTCTTCCTCTAATGCTTGCTTTCTTTTAAGGCTCTCTCTTTTTTCATCAAGATAGAGTCCAAATTTTCTTTGATTTTCCATAATTATCTCATGTTCCTCTGCTGACATTAATTGCATTTCTCCATTATCATGGCTGGCGACATGGTGCAGGGCACCTCTGTGGTGCTGATGGTGGCTGAACAAAACATCTTCCCTTCTTGCAGGTCTAGGAGATGGCGTTAACGATACTCTTTCCCCACAAGATGAAAAAGGTGAGGCAGAACCATTAGTGGCCTGTTGAATTTCTGTTTTCTTCTGTTGCTGCAAGTTTTCACTTGGCTGTGATAGCACAGTTAATAACGGAGGTGGTTTCTCTTCATGTTCGGGTTCTGACTCTGGCGTTATCCAGTCATGACAGGAATGAGACTGGTAGCCTGAGGTTCCAGGTTGTGGGTACAAGCTAGTAGATTGTTCCACACAAGAATCTTGTTCAGAAGCAGAACTTCCACAAGGCCTGAAGAAAAGATTACACAGTTAACATTGATACAATATTTCTCATGGCTCTGAATTTATTGTATTAAAAAAATTACAATGAAGCTGAATGCCAAGTGATTGAAATACAATAAAAGAACACACAGATTGCCCAATGAACAATCAACAATATTGAGTCTATAAAATAAGTGTTTGTCTTTGTCGTCTAAGCTGCCATCATTTTCCCACTATTTTTCCTAAAAAGTCAAGTTGTACATTCTGCTACTATACTCTTAATTATCCTTTTAAGTCTACTGCATGTAGTTGCAGCTCAACTCCCTACTCCCTTTTTTCAGCCCTGTGCTATTCCCATGTAAATTCAATGGTCTAATATTAGATTTTTTCCCCCCTTTCCTTTTCTTCCATTATCCTAAGTGTATATTAATGAATTCactgtttcaaaaaaaaatctgataaAAACCCATGCTACATTTAACTTGCTTTAATCCCTTTTAAAAGCAAGCACTTGTATTCATAATCCTACTTCAAAGTCTTTTACAATTActaggagctgtcaatcaaactgtgaactgacaggcaccccaccatgataatgataggttgtgaaaccagtcatgcagcactaatcctaaAATGATAACCCATAGGCTTATGTCAGCAggcagtgaaatagcaagcactggaGCCTGGGATCCTACTTCTATCTCTTCTAAACATAGGAACATGAGTAGACCATACAACTCATCACTGATGTCATTTAAGATTACAGCTGATCCtggacctcaactccactttccctacACAtatcccctccccaa from Carcharodon carcharias isolate sCarCar2 chromosome 6, sCarCar2.pri, whole genome shotgun sequence includes the following:
- the LOC121279064 gene encoding fibrinogen silencer-binding protein, which encodes MCSTQNMLGKKSNRSSNFTIYEKIDLLKLVRPHIKVLEVHKNNQAIIVEKNRCWETIAQQYNAVGVDRPPRSAQALRTLYKRIKESAKQEIARREQLHPDYKGNVSEPTRRILEMIPHIFQPLLKVIDPDNLQRPCGSSASEQDSCVEQSTSLYPQPGTSGYQSHSCHDWITPESEPEHEEKPPPLLTVLSQPSENLQQQKKTEIQQATNGSASPFSSCGERVSLTPSPRPARREDVLFSHHQHHRGALHHVASHDNGEMQLMSAEEHEIIMENQRKFGLYLDEKRESLKRKQALEEDLLRAKIRVEELKAARLQQGLPALQEA